The stretch of DNA GACGGCAACACCGCGCTCGTGACCGGCGTCCCCGCGCTGTCCGGCGCGAAGGTGATGGCGACCGACCTGCGCGCGTCCGCGAGCCTCGTGATCGCGGGCCTGTGCGCGGAAGGCGAAACGCTGATCGACCGGATCTACCACCTCGATCGCGGCTACGACCGGATGGAAGCGAAGCTGACCGCGATCGGCGCGCAGGCGAAGCGCATCAAGGGGAGCGCAGCATGAGCGCAGTCGCACCGACGCCGGCTGCGGCCCCGGGCGCACCGCTGACGCTCGCGCTGTCGAAGGGGCGTATCTTCGAGGAAACGATGCCGCTCCTCGCGGCGGCCGGCGTGCACGTCGCGGAAGACCCGGAGACCTCGCGCAAGCTGATCCTGCCGACGACCGACCCGAACCTGCGCGTCATCATCGTGCGCGCGACCGACGTGCCGACCTACGTCGAATACGGCGCGGCCGACTTCGGCGTCGCGGGCAAGGACGTGCTGCTCGAACACGGCGGCGGCGGGCTGTACCAGCCGATCGATCTCGACATCGCGCGCTGCCGGATGTCGGTCGCGGTCGCGGCCGGCTTTGACTACGCGACCGCGGTGCGGCAGGGCGCGCGGCTGCGCGTCGCGACGAAGTACGTGGAGACCGCGCGCGAGCATTTCGCCGCGAAGGGCGTGC from Paraburkholderia caballeronis encodes:
- the hisG gene encoding ATP phosphoribosyltransferase, with product MSAVAPTPAAAPGAPLTLALSKGRIFEETMPLLAAAGVHVAEDPETSRKLILPTTDPNLRVIIVRATDVPTYVEYGAADFGVAGKDVLLEHGGGGLYQPIDLDIARCRMSVAVAAGFDYATAVRQGARLRVATKYVETAREHFAAKGVHVDLIKLYGSMELAPLVGLADAIVDLVSSGGTLRANNLVEVEEVMQISSRLVVNQAALKLKRTALRPFIDAFERASRRGAVAKQAAG